Proteins encoded by one window of Halorubrum ruber:
- a CDS encoding CDP-alcohol phosphatidyltransferase family protein, translating into MTLDQYRSVADRLLGPWVSAADRLGLSPDQVSVIAFLVAVAAAGAFAAGSSPLYAAGALLVLLNGWLDVVDGALARHQDVASDGGDFLDHVLDRYADVAIIAGFTAGIEAYALGFAAVTGVLLTSYLGTQIQAVGIGREYGGLLGRADRLALAGIVGVAAAVYSAPVVAGLNVVGLLLALFAVVGHLTAVQRFLGAWRDL; encoded by the coding sequence ATGACCCTCGACCAGTACCGGTCCGTGGCGGACCGCCTCCTCGGCCCGTGGGTGTCGGCGGCCGACAGGCTGGGCCTCTCGCCCGATCAGGTGAGCGTAATCGCCTTCCTCGTCGCCGTCGCGGCCGCGGGGGCCTTCGCCGCCGGGTCGTCGCCCCTCTACGCGGCCGGCGCGCTGCTCGTCCTCCTCAACGGGTGGCTCGACGTGGTCGACGGGGCACTCGCGCGCCATCAAGACGTCGCCTCCGACGGCGGCGACTTCCTCGACCACGTCCTCGACCGCTACGCCGACGTGGCGATCATCGCGGGGTTCACCGCGGGGATCGAGGCGTACGCGCTCGGCTTCGCCGCCGTCACCGGCGTCCTCCTCACCTCCTACCTCGGCACGCAGATCCAGGCGGTCGGGATCGGCCGCGAGTACGGCGGCCTGCTCGGCCGGGCCGACCGGCTTGCGCTCGCCGGGATCGTCGGCGTCGCCGCCGCGGTCTACTCTGCGCCGGTCGTCGCCGGGCTGAACGTCGTCGGCCTCCTGCTCGCGCTGTTCGCCGTCGTCGGCCACCTGACGGCGGTCCAGCGGTTCCTCGGCGCCTGGCGCGACCTGTGA
- the hisC gene encoding histidinol-phosphate transaminase codes for MQPRDLSDHSEYVPGRGVEEVARERGLDPDDLIKLSSNENPHGPSPAAVEAIREHADRVNQYPKSSHTDLTAEIAAKWGVDDEQVWVSPGADGSIDYLSRAALEPGDEVLVPSPGFAYYAMSSRYHHGEVTEYELTPDDGFAQDAETVLRAYGGERIVYVTSPHNPSGSTMPLDEIEAIADATAEETLLVVDEAYGEFAEVDSAIPLVDERDDVAVLRTFSKAYGLAGLRIGYSVVPEAWGEAYARVNTPFAANELACRAALAALDDDEHVERSVESARWAREYIASELDAPTIDSAGNFVLAAVGDGERVAEAAQERGVIIRDCTSFGLPEHVRISTGTREETREAVELLNETLADLELEARA; via the coding sequence ATGCAACCACGCGATCTCTCGGACCACTCCGAGTACGTCCCGGGTCGGGGCGTCGAGGAGGTCGCCCGCGAGCGCGGGCTCGACCCCGACGACCTCATCAAGCTCTCCTCGAACGAGAACCCGCACGGCCCGAGCCCGGCGGCCGTCGAGGCGATCCGCGAGCACGCCGACCGCGTGAACCAGTACCCGAAGTCATCGCACACGGACCTCACCGCGGAGATCGCCGCGAAGTGGGGGGTCGACGACGAGCAGGTGTGGGTGTCGCCGGGCGCCGACGGCTCGATCGACTACCTCTCGCGGGCCGCGTTAGAGCCCGGCGACGAGGTGCTGGTGCCGAGCCCCGGCTTCGCCTACTACGCGATGTCCTCGCGGTACCACCACGGCGAGGTGACGGAGTACGAGCTCACCCCCGACGACGGCTTCGCGCAGGACGCGGAGACCGTCCTGCGCGCCTACGGCGGCGAGCGGATCGTCTACGTCACCTCGCCGCACAACCCCTCCGGGTCGACGATGCCACTCGACGAGATAGAGGCGATCGCGGACGCGACCGCCGAGGAGACGCTCCTCGTCGTCGACGAGGCGTACGGCGAGTTCGCCGAGGTCGACAGCGCGATCCCCCTCGTCGACGAGCGCGACGACGTGGCGGTCCTCCGCACCTTCTCGAAGGCGTACGGGCTCGCGGGGCTCCGGATCGGGTACAGCGTCGTCCCGGAGGCGTGGGGTGAGGCGTACGCCCGCGTCAACACCCCGTTCGCGGCGAACGAACTCGCCTGCCGCGCCGCGCTCGCCGCGCTCGACGACGACGAGCACGTCGAACGGTCGGTCGAGTCCGCCCGCTGGGCCCGCGAGTACATCGCGAGCGAGCTCGACGCGCCCACCATCGACTCCGCGGGGAACTTCGTCCTCGCCGCGGTCGGCGACGGCGAGCGCGTGGCCGAGGCGGCCCAGGAGCGCGGGGTGATAATCCGCGACTGTACCTCGTTCGGCCTCCCGGAGCACGTCCGGATCTCGACGGGCACCCGCGAGGAGACCCGCGAGGCGGTCGAACTGCTCAACGAGACGCTCGCGGACCTGGAACTCGAGGCTCGCGCGTGA
- a CDS encoding GTPase has translation MSRDDATTNETTEPSETAEPSETAETSKSDSQGADPDRTSVETDLTAADATPAVVAARSDGEQPDTTEIRELAAAAGYAVVGEVTQRRREDPTYDLGRGKAEELMRLAADAGAEAVIYDGGLSPGQTFSLGDLLPPGTAVIDRPRLVLELFADAADSRAADRQLELARLRYELPRLREAVARDASEDVRLQPEGDSRVLDVEKRIESAERALGEIADDRAARRAERRDAGFDLVALAGYTNAGKSTLARRLADEVDNPDFGDEAGARDVGRTDAGRADADEGEGDPAEGDGPLAVADRPFETLSTTTRRATVGGRRALVTDTVGFLDGLPHEAVRSFRTTIDAVRAADCALLVVDASDEPADLRRKLRASLTAIEATEGPVIPVLSKADEVGADGLAAAVEAYEDAVADLDPRDTPVVDALRSPIPISVREGTGLADLADAVADSLPTATATVEAPNGGDAQAALSWAYDRGVVADVDYCGETVAVELAGRPDVVAEAERRFADAPSS, from the coding sequence ATGTCACGAGACGACGCCACGACGAACGAGACGACCGAACCGAGCGAAACCGCAGAACCGAGCGAAACCGCCGAAACGAGTAAAAGCGACTCTCAGGGCGCCGATCCCGACCGAACGTCCGTCGAGACCGACCTCACGGCCGCCGACGCGACCCCCGCCGTCGTCGCGGCCCGGTCCGACGGCGAGCAGCCGGACACGACCGAGATCCGCGAGCTGGCCGCCGCGGCCGGCTACGCGGTGGTCGGCGAGGTTACCCAGCGGCGCCGCGAGGACCCGACCTACGACCTCGGTCGCGGGAAGGCCGAGGAGCTGATGCGGCTCGCGGCCGACGCGGGCGCCGAGGCGGTGATCTACGACGGGGGACTGTCGCCGGGACAGACGTTCTCGCTGGGCGACCTGCTGCCGCCCGGGACCGCGGTGATCGACCGCCCGCGCCTCGTGTTAGAGCTGTTCGCCGACGCCGCCGACTCGCGCGCGGCCGACCGCCAGCTCGAGCTGGCGCGGTTACGGTACGAACTCCCCCGGCTCCGGGAGGCGGTCGCCCGCGACGCGAGCGAGGACGTGCGCCTCCAGCCGGAGGGCGACAGCCGCGTGCTCGACGTCGAGAAGCGGATCGAATCCGCCGAGCGCGCGCTCGGCGAGATCGCCGACGACCGCGCGGCCCGACGGGCGGAGCGCCGCGACGCCGGGTTCGACCTCGTCGCGCTCGCGGGGTACACCAACGCCGGGAAGTCGACGCTGGCTCGCCGGCTCGCCGACGAGGTCGACAACCCCGATTTCGGGGACGAGGCCGGGGCTCGCGATGTCGGTCGCACCGACGCCGGCCGCGCCGACGCCGACGAGGGTGAGGGCGACCCGGCCGAGGGCGACGGGCCGCTCGCGGTCGCGGACCGGCCGTTCGAGACGCTCTCGACGACGACGCGCCGGGCGACGGTCGGCGGGCGGCGAGCCCTCGTCACCGACACCGTCGGCTTCCTCGACGGGCTCCCCCACGAGGCGGTGCGCTCGTTCCGGACGACCATCGACGCGGTCCGGGCGGCCGACTGCGCGCTGCTCGTCGTCGACGCGAGCGACGAGCCGGCCGACCTCCGACGGAAGCTCCGCGCGTCGCTGACGGCGATCGAGGCGACAGAGGGCCCGGTGATACCGGTGCTGTCGAAGGCGGACGAGGTCGGGGCGGACGGGCTCGCGGCCGCCGTCGAGGCGTACGAGGACGCCGTCGCCGACCTCGACCCGCGCGACACGCCCGTCGTCGACGCCCTCCGGTCGCCGATTCCGATCAGCGTCCGCGAGGGGACCGGGCTCGCCGACCTCGCAGACGCGGTGGCGGACTCGTTGCCGACGGCGACCGCGACCGTCGAGGCGCCCAACGGCGGCGACGCGCAGGCCGCGCTCTCGTGGGCGTACGACCGCGGCGTCGTCGCGGACGTCGACTACTGCGGCGAGACCGTCGCCGTCGAGCTCGCGGGGCGGCCGGACGTGGTCGCCGAGGCCGAGCGGCGGTTCGCGGACGCCCCGTCGTCGTGA
- a CDS encoding fumarylacetoacetate hydrolase family protein encodes MYRARFRNPAGSIREGEYDPATDTVAFGGDEYALSDPAIDVLAPTDPSKIVCIGRNYADHAEELGNDVPDRPLLFLKPPNAVASHGDTVTVPAGKDRIDWEAEFAVVIGEQCKAVDAADAMDVVAGFTCMNDVSNRDDQNREQNWVRGKAFDGAAPLGPVLATPDEVPDDASVELRVNGETKQSSDREHMIFDVPTLIEEITTYLTLEPGDVIATGTPEGVGALSDGDTVEVEVEGVGTLEHDVRIP; translated from the coding sequence ATGTACCGCGCACGGTTCCGCAACCCGGCCGGATCGATCCGCGAGGGCGAGTACGACCCAGCGACTGACACCGTCGCCTTCGGCGGCGACGAGTACGCGCTCTCGGACCCCGCGATCGACGTGCTGGCGCCGACGGACCCCTCGAAGATCGTCTGTATCGGACGCAACTACGCCGACCACGCCGAGGAGCTCGGCAACGACGTACCGGACCGCCCTCTCCTCTTCCTCAAGCCGCCGAACGCGGTGGCGAGCCACGGCGACACCGTGACCGTCCCCGCCGGCAAGGACCGGATCGACTGGGAGGCGGAGTTCGCGGTCGTGATCGGCGAGCAGTGCAAGGCGGTCGACGCCGCGGACGCGATGGATGTCGTCGCGGGCTTCACCTGTATGAACGACGTGTCGAACCGCGACGACCAGAACCGCGAGCAGAACTGGGTGCGCGGGAAGGCGTTCGACGGCGCCGCGCCGCTCGGCCCGGTCCTCGCGACGCCCGACGAGGTGCCGGACGACGCGAGCGTCGAGCTCCGCGTTAACGGCGAGACGAAGCAGTCGAGCGACCGCGAACACATGATCTTCGACGTGCCGACGCTGATCGAGGAGATCACGACGTACCTCACGCTCGAACCCGGCGACGTCATCGCGACCGGCACCCCCGAGGGGGTCGGGGCGCTCTCCGACGGCGACACCGTCGAGGTGGAGGTCGAGGGCGTCGGGACGCTGGAACACGACGTTCGGATCCCCTGA
- a CDS encoding zinc ribbon domain-containing protein, which produces MPSETSDPGGPPAACPACGEAVPAGASFCPDCGADLGNPADPAYCSACGEAFDDDDRFCSNCGASRSGGGPDASEPAGRATEESADPDSSPSRSASTPRESSRAFRRRVQDHLDAGWNVERDDGDRVVLVDRGIGSVGVHILLFIFTSGIGNLLYGWWHYSKLAERRRLVRGDETAARAPSSAAGESLTETAAGYILIALLLAIGGLIAYFAATSGSPPAALIGLAFIGLGLGVAPPVRRRLDRRHGVTAFGRKKTVDHRIVRPPESVEEPCVVCGEAFERGLVRRRRDETVVAGVPVRTHSMRHNHYCADCARSELFGDRVGSPSLDDMADDAGPVDDVDAVDDADAADDADGDDAGHDDEGFADADADGGDAADDADGGDAADEADGGDTADDAFSDERATEATE; this is translated from the coding sequence ATGCCCTCCGAGACCAGCGACCCCGGCGGCCCGCCGGCCGCCTGCCCCGCCTGCGGCGAGGCGGTGCCGGCGGGGGCGAGCTTCTGCCCCGACTGCGGCGCCGACCTCGGCAACCCCGCCGACCCCGCGTACTGCTCCGCGTGCGGCGAGGCGTTTGACGACGACGACCGGTTCTGTTCGAACTGCGGCGCGTCGCGGTCGGGCGGCGGGCCCGACGCGTCCGAGCCGGCGGGCCGCGCGACCGAGGAGTCGGCGGACCCCGACTCGTCCCCGTCGCGCTCGGCGTCGACCCCGCGAGAGAGTTCCCGCGCCTTCCGCCGCCGCGTCCAGGACCACCTCGACGCCGGGTGGAACGTCGAGCGGGACGACGGGGACCGCGTCGTCCTCGTCGACCGCGGTATCGGATCCGTCGGCGTCCACATCCTGCTTTTCATCTTCACCAGCGGGATCGGAAACCTGCTGTACGGCTGGTGGCACTACTCCAAGCTGGCGGAGCGACGGCGGCTCGTCCGCGGCGACGAGACGGCGGCGCGCGCGCCGTCGAGCGCCGCGGGCGAGAGTCTGACGGAGACCGCTGCCGGGTACATCCTCATCGCGCTACTGCTGGCGATCGGCGGCCTGATCGCCTACTTCGCGGCGACGAGCGGTTCCCCGCCTGCCGCCCTGATCGGCCTCGCGTTCATCGGGCTCGGCCTCGGCGTGGCCCCGCCGGTCCGCCGGCGCCTCGACCGCCGCCACGGGGTCACGGCGTTCGGCCGGAAGAAGACGGTCGACCACCGGATCGTCCGCCCGCCCGAGTCCGTCGAGGAGCCCTGCGTCGTCTGCGGCGAGGCGTTCGAGCGCGGCCTCGTCAGGCGGCGCCGCGACGAGACGGTCGTCGCCGGCGTCCCGGTCCGGACCCACTCGATGCGGCACAACCACTACTGCGCCGACTGCGCCCGGTCGGAGCTGTTCGGTGACCGCGTCGGCTCGCCGTCGCTCGACGACATGGCGGACGACGCGGGCCCGGTCGACGACGTGGACGCGGTCGACGACGCGGACGCGGCCGACGACGCGGACGGCGATGACGCCGGGCACGACGACGAGGGCTTCGCAGACGCGGACGCCGACGGTGGGGACGCCGCGGACGATGCCGACGGCGGGGACGCCGCGGACGAGGCCGACGGCGGGGACACCGCGGACGACGCCTTCAGCGACGAGCGGGCCACGGAAGCGACCGAGTGA
- a CDS encoding metal-dependent hydrolase — MELTWHGHSTWHVVVEDTELLIDPFFDNPKTDVDPEELDPDYLLLTHGHSDHIADADRFEGATVVATPELTNYVQENFGHEHTLPAGGMNIGGTVECGDAWVTMVRADHSNGIDNGYGTSGGMPTGFVIGDKKPTQESDADCTTFYHAGDTGLMSEMVDVIAPYLEPDAAALPAGDHFTMGPAGAGIAADWVGADVVFPMHYDSFGPIEIETREFVNEVKAAGAAAEPVVLEGDETYTLD, encoded by the coding sequence ATGGAACTCACCTGGCACGGCCACTCCACGTGGCACGTCGTGGTCGAGGACACGGAGCTGCTCATCGACCCGTTCTTCGACAACCCGAAGACCGACGTCGACCCCGAGGAACTCGACCCCGACTACCTCCTCCTGACCCACGGCCACTCCGACCACATCGCCGACGCGGACCGGTTCGAGGGGGCCACCGTGGTCGCGACGCCGGAACTGACCAACTACGTACAAGAGAACTTCGGCCACGAGCACACACTCCCGGCGGGCGGGATGAACATCGGCGGCACCGTCGAGTGCGGCGACGCGTGGGTGACGATGGTCCGCGCGGACCACTCGAACGGCATCGACAACGGGTACGGCACCTCCGGCGGCATGCCGACCGGGTTCGTCATCGGCGACAAGAAGCCGACTCAGGAGTCCGACGCAGACTGTACCACGTTCTACCACGCCGGCGACACGGGCCTGATGTCCGAGATGGTCGACGTGATCGCCCCGTACCTCGAACCGGACGCCGCCGCTCTGCCCGCCGGCGACCACTTCACGATGGGCCCCGCGGGCGCTGGCATCGCCGCCGACTGGGTGGGCGCCGACGTCGTCTTCCCGATGCACTACGACTCGTTCGGCCCGATCGAGATCGAGACCCGCGAGTTCGTCAACGAGGTGAAGGCCGCGGGCGCCGCCGCCGAGCCGGTCGTCCTCGAGGGCGACGAGACGTACACGCTGGACTGA
- a CDS encoding OsmC family protein, whose protein sequence is MADIETSTVSEEGYASTSQVGEFDLQIDATDETGPNPNATLVATYASCYLPALRVGGSQRGEEELGTIQIDASAELDDDDDLESIAFDVHVEADLDDETAADIAERAEGICHVHSALREGLHADVSVYPGAF, encoded by the coding sequence ATGGCAGACATCGAGACGTCCACGGTTTCCGAGGAAGGGTACGCGAGCACCAGTCAGGTCGGCGAGTTCGACCTCCAGATCGACGCGACCGACGAGACGGGCCCGAACCCGAACGCGACGCTCGTCGCGACGTACGCCTCCTGTTACCTCCCGGCGCTCCGCGTCGGCGGGAGCCAGCGCGGCGAGGAGGAGCTCGGCACAATCCAGATCGACGCGAGCGCCGAGCTCGACGACGACGACGACCTCGAATCGATCGCCTTCGACGTCCACGTCGAGGCCGACCTCGACGACGAGACCGCCGCCGACATCGCCGAGCGCGCCGAGGGCATCTGTCACGTCCACAGCGCGCTCCGCGAGGGGCTCCACGCCGACGTCAGCGTCTACCCCGGCGCGTTCTAA
- a CDS encoding hybrid sensor histidine kinase/response regulator, whose protein sequence is MREAEGADDGDGSTGGRERSLVSVLVVDDEPGFADVAASLLESRDDRIEATPVESPSAALDALSASSYDCVVSDYEMPETDGIELLEAVRDRHGDVPFVLFTGEGSEAVASEAVSAGVDEYLRKGEASDQYSRLAGAVEGLVSRTRGERRVAEHLERVSDAFCEVDDEWRITYLNDRAVRMIDLDADELLGERIWDLFPETTDTDGEEALREAAETGEPVRFEAHVDRLGADLVVNAYPTPDGLALYFRDVTEKRERERELRELSERLQLAVEGADVGVWDWNVRTDEVRFDERWAAMLGHEADEIDFDLSAWEDRVHPDDVDDAWDAIEAHFAGETDLYQADFRMRTKSGDWKWIRDRGRVVERTDDGEPLRAVGIHIDVTEEKERERELERYRRIVDELPESVCIYDADGRIALANDHTADVLAADPEALVGRESRLVESIRAAGDGDRYDALVDGDRDSLAGTVEVDLPGKSEAIVDYGLTRLVIDGEFDGILGISRDVTDERRRQQRLERTTARLEALFERSPDMVDIHDEAGEIVDANRAMTDALGYDREELVGMDVWEVDTEVDPEEGVRLWNGLEMDETVRLETTFARADGSTFPVEVHVRRIDVQGEDRFLASSRDISERKAYERRIERENERLDEFASIVSHDLRNPLNVLSGYLRLARETGNDSYFDRCERALDEMERLIEDVLALAKQGEAVGSFERVHLGELAGGYSDDAFGSANGEDPFGGDAGDPGDAADGEAEAAPIEVDVGADGEICADPGRVRQLLGNLFRNAAEHGGERVVVGDLPDGFYVEDDGPGIGPDEREKVFESGYTTSETGTGFGLSIVQRIAEAHGWDVVVTEGERGGARFEFTGVDRPDPSPQASESPGEAVEPRD, encoded by the coding sequence ATGAGGGAAGCGGAGGGTGCCGACGACGGCGACGGGTCGACGGGCGGGCGAGAGCGCTCGCTCGTCAGCGTGCTCGTCGTCGACGACGAGCCGGGGTTCGCGGACGTGGCCGCCTCGCTGTTGGAGTCGCGCGACGACCGGATCGAGGCGACGCCGGTCGAGAGCCCGTCGGCGGCGCTCGACGCGCTCTCGGCGTCGTCGTACGACTGCGTCGTCTCGGACTACGAGATGCCGGAGACCGACGGGATCGAACTGCTCGAAGCCGTCCGCGATCGACACGGCGACGTCCCGTTCGTGCTGTTCACCGGCGAGGGGTCAGAGGCGGTCGCCAGCGAGGCGGTCTCCGCGGGCGTCGACGAGTACCTCCGCAAGGGAGAGGCGTCCGATCAGTACTCTCGGCTCGCGGGCGCCGTCGAGGGCCTCGTCTCGCGGACCCGGGGCGAGCGCCGGGTCGCCGAGCACTTGGAGCGCGTCTCCGACGCGTTCTGCGAGGTCGACGACGAGTGGCGGATCACGTACCTCAACGACCGCGCGGTCCGGATGATCGACCTCGACGCCGACGAACTGCTCGGGGAGCGGATCTGGGACCTGTTCCCGGAGACCACGGACACCGACGGCGAGGAAGCCCTCCGCGAGGCCGCCGAGACCGGCGAGCCGGTGCGGTTCGAGGCGCACGTCGACCGGCTCGGCGCCGACCTCGTCGTGAACGCCTACCCGACGCCCGACGGGCTCGCGCTGTACTTCCGGGACGTGACGGAGAAGCGGGAACGGGAGCGGGAGCTCCGCGAGCTCTCCGAGCGCCTCCAGCTGGCCGTCGAGGGCGCCGACGTCGGCGTCTGGGACTGGAACGTCCGGACGGACGAGGTCCGGTTCGACGAGCGGTGGGCGGCGATGCTCGGCCACGAGGCCGACGAGATCGACTTCGACCTGTCGGCGTGGGAGGACCGCGTCCACCCGGACGACGTCGACGACGCCTGGGACGCCATCGAGGCGCACTTCGCGGGGGAGACCGACCTCTATCAGGCCGACTTCCGGATGCGGACGAAGTCCGGCGACTGGAAGTGGATCCGCGACCGCGGCCGGGTCGTCGAGCGGACGGACGACGGCGAGCCGCTCCGGGCCGTCGGCATCCACATCGACGTCACCGAGGAGAAGGAGCGAGAGCGCGAGCTGGAGCGGTACCGCCGCATCGTCGACGAGCTGCCGGAGTCGGTGTGTATCTACGACGCCGACGGCCGCATCGCGCTCGCGAACGACCACACCGCCGACGTGTTAGCGGCCGATCCCGAGGCGCTCGTCGGCCGGGAGAGCCGCCTCGTCGAAAGCATTCGGGCGGCGGGCGACGGCGACCGGTACGACGCCCTCGTCGACGGCGACCGCGACTCGCTGGCCGGGACGGTCGAGGTCGACCTGCCCGGGAAGTCCGAGGCGATCGTCGACTACGGCCTGACTCGCCTCGTTATCGACGGGGAGTTCGACGGGATTCTCGGCATCTCCCGCGACGTGACCGACGAGCGACGGCGACAGCAGCGGCTCGAACGCACCACGGCGCGGTTGGAGGCGCTGTTCGAGCGCTCGCCGGACATGGTCGACATCCACGACGAGGCGGGCGAGATCGTCGACGCGAACCGGGCGATGACCGACGCGCTCGGCTACGACCGCGAGGAGCTCGTCGGCATGGACGTCTGGGAAGTGGACACCGAGGTCGACCCGGAGGAGGGCGTTCGGCTCTGGAACGGGCTGGAGATGGACGAGACGGTCCGGCTGGAGACGACCTTCGCCCGCGCGGACGGCTCGACGTTCCCGGTCGAGGTCCACGTGCGGCGCATCGACGTCCAGGGCGAGGACCGGTTCCTGGCGAGCAGCCGCGACATCTCGGAGCGCAAGGCGTACGAGCGACGCATCGAGCGAGAGAACGAGCGGCTCGACGAGTTCGCGAGCATCGTCTCGCACGATCTCCGGAACCCGCTCAACGTCCTCTCGGGGTACCTCCGGCTCGCGCGCGAGACGGGGAACGACTCCTACTTCGACCGCTGCGAGCGCGCGCTCGACGAGATGGAGCGGCTCATCGAGGACGTGCTCGCGCTCGCGAAGCAGGGCGAGGCGGTCGGGTCGTTCGAGCGCGTCCACCTCGGCGAGCTGGCCGGCGGATACAGCGACGACGCGTTCGGATCGGCGAACGGGGAGGACCCGTTCGGCGGCGACGCCGGCGACCCCGGCGACGCCGCTGACGGCGAGGCGGAGGCCGCTCCGATCGAGGTCGACGTCGGCGCTGACGGCGAGATCTGCGCCGACCCGGGGCGGGTCCGGCAGCTCCTCGGGAACCTGTTCCGCAACGCCGCCGAACACGGCGGCGAGCGCGTCGTCGTCGGCGACCTCCCGGACGGCTTCTACGTCGAGGACGACGGGCCCGGGATCGGCCCGGACGAGCGCGAGAAGGTGTTCGAGAGCGGTTACACCACCTCCGAGACGGGGACCGGCTTCGGGCTCTCAATCGTCCAGCGCATCGCCGAGGCGCACGGCTGGGACGTCGTGGTCACGGAGGGAGAGCGCGGCGGCGCTCGGTTCGAGTTCACCGGCGTCGACCGCCCGGACCCGTCGCCGCAGGCGTCGGAGTCGCCCGGCGAGGCGGTCGAGCCCCGGGACTGA